In Meles meles chromosome 2, mMelMel3.1 paternal haplotype, whole genome shotgun sequence, the sequence cccagctccctttgGGCTCTCCTATCATGGGGGGTCCACAAGTCTAGACAAGTAGACTTTAAAACTGTGTTCACATCACTATACATTCCACTTGTTTGGTTACTCCTGGACATTACATGGCCATTTCAGAAATCCCTAGAATAGTCTGGTACACTAAATATCAGTCGTGACTTTTAGCTCTTAACCCCATTGTGTAGGATTCTGGtctgaagtaaaaaaaatcagaaatgtggTCACTCTTACTTACATTTTCTCTGGAAACTCAGAGAACACAGtatcaaagaaaacattttaaggcACAAGagccttttctgttctttcagttTTCTCTGTCTGTGACTGATGAGAAGGAACCCCCTTGCCACCTACCATGCCAGGgtgtaagaagagaaagaaatggaaatcagtaACATGTAACAGGTACCTTATAAATACTGCCAAGGGCCTGACCTTTGCCAGCCATATCTAACATTTTTCAACTTTTCAAGCGTGGTTCACAAACGAGGCCAAGGGCACCACAAAAGAATTACTGAAAATATAAGCATTCAAGTGACTTTTAGTAGTAAAATACTTTATGAAATGATATAAAATCATTGCACATGATAAATTTCCTTAGTCTctgcttttaaaagttttcaacAACACGTCTGCTGCTAGTCCTGGGGACAGGGCCCCACTAAGAACCTTTTTTTCCATAACGGGAATCTGTTCCCGGATGGTAGGATGGGTCCTGAAATGTTCTAACACACTTTCCTGAATGAGATTCCACATCCAAACTTTCTGCTGCCTCTGCCGCTTGGCTGTCAGCTCCCCACTGGCGAGCATGAGGTCCTGGAACTCTCTCATTTTATCCCACATTTCACTGATGCCCTCTCCGCTTCTGGCGGAGATACGAATTACCTATTGAAAAGGGAAGAACCAAAACCATTTTACTTAAAATGACAGGAAACATCTTCTTAGGGTCTCTGATATTTGCCAATTAAGTCTTACAATCTACAAAAATAGGTAAGTGAAAACGGAGACATTTTATCACCGTGTCAAAGTAAACTATACCCAGAAATAGACTGAGGCCATTTACTACAATTACTATGTGCAGAAACAAGACACTGATTTCAGGTCAAAATGTTTAGCCCACAGGCTTATTTTGACTTAGGATTGCTCAGATGGTTTTCAGACACAACACGGAGGAGCTGTGAGAGGGTCACGAGGATGGGAAGGGCAATGCTGGGTAGGTTGCCCTGAGGCCTGAGTGCTAGGGaacaaaactacagtgagaaaACAGCCCCGTTCCAATTCAGCTAGGCTAAGAGCCAAACACCTAGCACCTGCACAGGCCAGATGGCCCCGTGCCCAGGGTAGACAACGTGGATGGGGGAGCCAGGGAGCGGGCGGCAAGAGAGGTCATCACCGCTCTCACCCAAGTGATATTGGCTCACTCTTTAATAACAGAGTGACCTCCTGCACAGAAGGCCGCCCACATCTGTATCCGTGTACCATTTATTACAGAACtggtctttgtttttcctttattgaaAATAGCACCCAGCAAGCATAATGGGGAGGGAAGTGATCACATCAAAAGCCTCTTGTCTCCTGCTCAAACTCTAAGATAGTGAATCAAATCACTAACTGCTCCATAATCTCCAGAAGGTTCCTTTCAGAATGGATTTGCTATCACTTCCGAATGGCTCAAGTCAAGCATTAAGCAATCTAATCTATCCCCTCATATCTGGCTTTTGACATCTTGTGGTTGAAggattatatttaaaatcatgaCTACCTGCTCTGGctttgtcataattttttttaaattgtgatctCACATCCAAGCAGAGATGGATTACGTGTGGCATGGGACTCGCATCCTCTCCTCTAATACGCGCAGTCCACTCAGGTGAGGGGCACAGAGTGGAACGCAAGCTGACCTTGGGTCTCCAGACTTCGGAGCGCTTGCGGAGTAACTTCAGGGCGCTCACGTACTCTGCCTGTATCCTTCGAGCCGGCACAATCAAATCTCCGTCAGATTTCGTGATGGCCACCAGGTCCGCCATCTCAATTATACCTCTCTTGATAccctgaagagaaaaagagagcgaTGTAtcaaaacatttcatttaaatagAGCAAAAAATGGGTGACCAGTCAACGCTAAGATTTTGAGAGTCACACACTTCATTAACTAACTTTACCTCCACATCCTCCCAAGCCCTGGGTACCAGGAACCACAATCACTTAACTGTTGGGATTATGGAAGTCATCTATAAGATCTCTCCCAAATTTAGAGACTaacatgagaaaatacatttacaattaGAGGAAGTACATCCTCAAGACAGAACAAGAATGAGTGGCAGGAGACAAGTCCAGTTATCTCATGATAACTGTCTCTCCTGAGCTAATGCTGTAGGACGCAAAATCATCCATCATTAAGTGCTTACAGGGTAAAGACACCTATCGCTAACATCTGCATTTCCATACACAAAGTCTTCAAATCTTTCCTCAAGGTTTATAATTGTTTTTTCAATTTGCATTTGAGGAAAAATAACCAGATAGCTAAAGATGCCCCGATCTCGGTACTACAAACACCCACACCACAGTGATCTCTTTTGGCTGGAACTATCCATGTGCTCCATTCACTCCCCATGCTGCCAGTGGAAAAATCTAAGTTGTAGGATTAGCTCAAGGTCATAAATTTTGTACCATAAGTTAGGAAAAAACACAGAGAATGTGCCTTTGACTCGGGCATTTTAACTAAtatgaatgatttttcttttcttttttttttttaatttatttaagagacagagcaCGCATGCATACTAGTAGGGGGAGtaacagagggagatggagaagcagactccccgccaagcagggagtcccatgcgggacttgatcccaggaccctgagatcatgacctgagcggaaagcagatgctttaccaactgagctacccaggtgcctcagaatgCTATTTCTTTTGCTTATATTACCAGCAACTTAATTTACAGAAACACAACACTGGCAATCTGTACTTTCAGAGATGTATACTTTGTGTTTTGGGAGGAAAAAAGGCAACATAATCACCTGCAATTCATCTCCTCCTGCTGGTGGCAACAGTAAAACAAACATGTCAACCATATCTGCAACGGCAAACTCCGACTGGCCCACGCCTGAGATTGTAAAAAATTCATAGCGATTAGACTTTCTCAGCTACCTTGACCCCCATTTCATTCACGCGTACTCGCCACCACACACTCAAGCTGATCCCACTTTGAAAGCCCCACCTCTGAGGAATCTATGAAATGCGCTGCCCTATGAGCGAACCTGTGACCCTTCCCACCTCTCGCCCTTGCTTATTGCCAGTAGCCTTCGTGCTGGCTAAATGGAGAACCTCGAGACacccattctctcctccccttcacaGCTCTTTCCTCGCTTCCCTCTCATCAGTGAGCGGCTTGAACAGTGTGGTTCTAATCCTAGACCATGCCTGTCAAGACTTTCGGCTTTCTGGCTTTCTGATCCTCCCAGAAGCCCTGAGAAGCCCCACCCATGGATGAGCCCAACGATTGATGTTCTCTCTTCTGTAAGGTGCCGGAGGAATGGCTCAGGAACAGGCACCACGGCAGGGTCGTGAGGTCTACGGTCCACTGCCCACTCCGCACAGCCTGGGAAAAGCCGTGCCGCTAGGCACCCTCAGTCAGCTGCTTTCCCATTTCTCGCAGTGGCTATTACATTCACTGGGCCATGGTCTTCCCTATAATGATGCCCATGGCACCTACTTGGTGGTGAAAAAAGGGCCAGAGCTCCCtcagcatctccctctccctgaatGCCAGCCCTGTTCACTGCCTCCTCTCCATTCACAGCGAAAGAAGTACGGGCGAAAGATCAGcggctccttcctccccacctcctctgggCCCAGCACTGCTTTATCTTCAAGCTCTCCTCAGCCTACCGGTTCCTGTCACTCAGCACCTCATAGGAACTGTGCTCAGGTCCTTCTCATTGAAAACTaaatgaaccaagaaaaaaaataggacaaaacCTCACACAGCCTCCTCCAATTATCACCATATTTCTCACTTTCTTTATAGCTAAGTGTCTAATAAGAAAAATCAATGTATGCTCATTTGTCTTCACTTCATTACTTCACATTAATTTCAATCCACTTCAGTCTGATTGCACATCACACGCTCCACTGAAACCTAAGAGTCTGTCCTTCACTGGGGTGTCAGAGACTTCTAGCTGTCCATTCCACATGTATTCTTCCCCATTTCCTTACCGCAGGGGTTGTTAGGAGCACTGATATACCAGGTGGAAGCCCACGGTCACCAGACCCAGCTTCCACCAGGGATGATTTATGAGTGAAAGCAAAAGTCACCACATGGGGTTTCCAGGAAAATTCTTTAAAGGGGGGCTAACCCAGCCAGAGGTACACCTCTCCTGCCGACCCCTTACCCTTCCTTCCTtaccctctcccttttccctctgcctcctgcttggAACACGTATGTGACGGTTAGAGCTTCATCAGCTGTCTTTTAACCAAGAGCAACTCTGAGGAGGGAAACTAAGTGCtgagatgggagaggagagacagaagccGGGGACACTGAGGCACTGTGGGGCCACCAGGCCTACTCGGGCCTGCCTGTCTCTGGGCTTCTTCTGTTTACAAAAGAATAAACCACCTCTGTCTGAATCACAGCTCTTTCAAGTCTCTGGGAGAAGCAGTCAAATGCAACTTCTACCCAATGCTCTTGGGTTTTATGGTTCTCTTCTCTCTTGATTCTTCTACTACCACATGGGCAACTCTTCCTCCATCCCCCCTACATGGGGGAGTTTTGGTCTCCAGCCCCATCTCTCTTCACCCCCTATGCGCCTTCACACTCTATGGGCTATGTATATTGAGCAAACCGTGGTTCTGTAAATTGGCAATGCCCTCTCGCTCTCTTTATTTCACTCCAATTCCTCCTTCAACACTGAGCTCAACTGTCACCTCCTCCCAGAAGTCTTCCCTGATCCCTCAAACCCGAGTCAGGTTGTGGCACAAACATTTATCACTCAGTAACAGTAGATTGTCTCTCCACAGCCTGTGAACTTCTTGGGGTTTCCACTTCAGTATTTTCATTGTGTATAACTATGTACTAGGGATAGAAAGGTGAAAAAAAGCATGGCCCTGTATTAAAAGAGTAACCAACTACGTGTATTTTCATAGTGAATATAACAGACATGTGAAATGCGCTTCAACACAACAGGTGTTAATGTATTGTTTCCAATGCTTACAGTTCTCCTCTGGCATGTACAATATACCACTCTTGTATCACAGTTCTCCAGATAGATGGCTTTTCTTTAGAGGTCAGGATTACAGCCTGCATTTTCATATCTCCTATAGAACCCGAGATATCTTGTATTTTATTATACCTTTAGTAAATACAGGCTAAAGGAACAAAATGATACTAGTTGTCACTCATCTTTATATAGCATTCATTATAATAGTATTTGACTGTTACGAAATAGAAAATCACACTCACCTACGGTTTCAATAAGAATGATGTCATATCCCCCTCCTTCACACAATAGAATAGCTTCATTTGTGGTCCTTGTTACACCTCCTAAAGTACCACTGGTAGGAGACGGCCTGATGTACGCATTCATATCTCTTGATAACTCAGTCATTCGGGTTTTATCACCTAAGAGTGATCCTAAAACACAGAGTTGTTTAATCATGGAATACCTATAAAGGCCAATGATCAATCAGCTAATTCCCAGGTGAAGTGCTTTAGGGCATTTCTCCCCAAATctcaaaattatttcatattactGAGCTTTAGTGCAACACAGCATATATGATGCCAAATTAATCGTTTTTAACATTTCAAGCCCCTCAAAATTTATAATGGCTTCCCACTGACTAGAGTTCACATCTGGATTCTTCAGCCTAGCACTAAAGGACCTCATAATGCAACCCTACCTTACCTGTCCAAGTTTAGCTTCTACTAGTCCCCAAATCAATCTTCCATTCCAGCCAAGATGGTTTCTTTACTGTCATTTTAACATTGTTGCCTTTATAGTTTTCAAATGGGGATGAGTTTGCTCCAGAGCAAATATGGCAATGTCTAGAGAGATTTTTACTTGTCAAAACTGAGGGTAGGATGCTACTGGCATCTGGTGGGTGGAGGCCAAGGATACTGCTAAGCATCCTTTAGTGTCCAAAAGCTGCCCAAAACAAAGAATGTCATtagtgccaaggctgagaaactcTGCTTTAATAGAAGTTCCTTGCTCATGGAACCATGTCTTACATTTTCTCTAATGAGAGCCTATTCACTGTAggaaattaattagttaattttttaaaaaacgaattttacttattcatttgagagaaagagagagagcacgagcagggagtaggggcagagggagaagcaggcttccggctgagcaggaagtccaatgagaggctccatccccggaccctgggatcatgacatgagctgaaggcagatgcttaactgactgagccacccaggtgccccatcaatcAATTTCATGACTGTGGATTAGAACTAGTGATGTTCTAGGGCTTACTGCAGTATTTTGGCAAATATCACTATTCGCAAATTCTAGAAGACTAAATGCCTGGAACTATTGAAAGTACCTCAAACTTTTACTTTCCTTCAGCCATATACCAACATTTGAAGGTGTAGTGCTATTCTAACCCACATTttaattttccctctgcctaaGAGCTAACTTCTCTACATAAAGTTGATGCTAAGCATTGAGAAGGTCCTTAAAGATATGGTCTTTTCCCTTGTGATTCCAGCTTAGAGTTCTCACAGGTTCCAATTCTAGAGCAGACACCAACCATATATCTCAACTACTTTACTGCACATGAAACTTTTTTCTAAAGTAATTTTCAGCATGAAATCATCTCTGTGTAAGTCAACAATCTGCCAAAGCTGTACTTTAAATTATTATCCTATAGATCCTAACACACTGAATTAAAGATTATGAAATTACTCTCCCATCTAACTGTCTTAGCCAGTGAGTCAAAAACTGTCAGTCACAGACCCTTAGGGAGGTCTCCAAGCTGCTGCAAAGGACCTGTGAATCCAAAGCCCAACAAGGACTGACTAGAGACCAAAAAAACTTTAGCATCGTGCTGTTTTTCAAATGTAACTACTgcagcaaaaataaaatagaaatggaaacttAGAGTACCCTGTTAATCCTCaagtattttctctttcaaagtctatatattttttcacccGAGAAAGGGAACTTCATTTTTAGTTTAAGAATTAAAACCACATGGCCATGCAACTTTAATCAGGCTCTCTTGTCACCATATCTGCTACTACTATCTCaagctattattttcttttgctatttcaaATATTCTAGAATACAGTGAAGGTGAGAGGAAAAAAGCCTTCTCACCTGTATGAAAATGAGAGCCACTCTAAGAAAATTATTTGCTCAAGTCCTTACCTTTAACAAAGTAAGTTCTTAGACAGTAAACAAGACAATACATTCACATGGCTTTAATCTTGAACCATGtgagtataattttattttatgattaacATCTTTATTATTGTGAATCAAAAACTGTACATGTTTTCAGCTACAGTTCTCAATGGGTGGTAACAGGAATTGCTGTCCATCTCTCAACTGACCTAAAGCCCTTTAAATATGATTAtatcatctctatttttttaGCATGAAACCCACAGTATGCAAACGAAACACTTCCACAAAGTGCCCTGTACTTTCCCCTTACAACACACATTACATTGTAATGGCCTGTGTTTACACGTGTTTCCATCATTAGATATACAGCATAAGACTAAGAGGACTGTGTCTCAGTCACCACTACATGACACAGTGCCTTCCTTGTACAATGCCTCCCCTATAGCAGACATtcaaatacttgttaaatgaataaCTGTTATGTGAGAGGGATAAGGGAAGAAAAAactttcctggggcgcctgggtgtctcagttgttaagcatctgccttttgctctggtcatgatcccagggtcctgggttcaagccccacatcaggccccctgctcaaggggaagctggcttctccctctcccactccccctacttgtattccctctcttgctgtgtctctctctgtcaaataaaaataaaataaaatcttttttaaaaaaaaaggaaaggaaaaactttCCTGAGTATTTACATAGTATGCTTTACGTTTTCCACAgccggggggggcgggggaacaGGAGGGAAGAGGGCCTAGTGTCAGCTGTGATAGACAAAGAGCTGAAATTTGCTTTTGGTTATCTTCAACTTCTGGCACCCATTTTCCTAGTTCTCTAAGTACCCAAGCTCCTCCTGGAATCTCCACACCCTAAGAAGCCCAAGGCCCCAAGCTACCTCCATCTCTACCTCGCTCCTCAAAACTCCTTTCAGTGAGATCAAACTCGGCGAGAGGTTAGAAGTCACCAGACTGTGCAAATTCCCATTAAATTATGAGAGCCCAACGAGACCCTGctctgcaattaaaaaaaaatcaccaatacTCACCACCACTAGTACAAGAAGAAGGGTCCACAGCTAGCACAGATAATTTGTGCCCTCTCTCAGTAAGCATTTTTCCAAAATACTCTATAAAGGTTGATTTTCCAGCACCAGGGGGCCCAGACAATCCTATAGTAGAGAGAGAACTTCtaatttaatgaaagaaataagatcAGCACAATGTTAAGTTCTATTCAAATATCAGATTACCTTGTATTTCTCCTAATGTATTAAAACCATCATTAATGTATTTTAACATTTcctaaagtaaatgaaaaacCATTTATTTATCTAGCTCCTGAGCAACAGGGATATAGGAAGAAAACAATTCTGAGTTCCGTATGTTCTCCAAGTTTACtttgtaaaaagacaaaatatgacTGGCCCTTTTACTATAATACAGATCTTTCTGGACAGACATCATTGCTTATGTTATTAATGTGCTGAATTTCCACAACACCTGCCCACCTCTCTTCATGAGCAGTAATTATTCCACTGACCCCAATGCTGGACACTTGATCTTCCCATTGGAAAAACAACTCAGTACTTTGGAAATTCCCAGtaattgagaaaataatttcccacttatgaaagataatttttttcaccTTACCcataattcaaaatatatgatTTAAACTGAATCCTGAAAAAATTAGTTTGTCTCAAGAAAGGGAGGAAATTTCCCATTTGGCGAGTTCACAGAGCATGGCAGATAAGAACATGCACTCTGGAGCCAGGTGACTGGTTCTGGTTCTAGCTCTGCCTCTTAagagctgtgtgatcctggagaAGTTACTTAGCCGTTCTGTACCTGAGTATACTCTGCAATCAGATGCATACTAGATGAGTTGCTATTTGCGATGTTTAGAACAGTACATGgtataaagtatataaaagttAAGCATTTAATTGTAATTACATTCAAAAGTTTGTGTAGATCATACGGCATGCCCAACCTTACTGTAATTTTTAGGGCAGGTCTCTTCTCTGTCTTAAACATCTGTATACATCTGTATATGCTGAACAAGCACCTGTTACTTATAGTTATGATGGTGATAGAAGAGGTACAGTAAAGACACAGGTTCATCTGGCTTCATAAGACCAAAaccagaacagcaatgaaaatttGTGAGTTACTAGCTTCGTGTGAGTTGCTGGTTAACTCCATTTATTTCTGGGATGTTTTCTCTTCAAACATCCATTAGGTATAATAAGTAAACACTTTGTCATAACTGGAATTTCTCTTTGGGAGTCTGCTGTTTCGTCTGTCTACGTAAAGATTATTAACAGTCAATGTAGTACTCTCAAAATGAGAGTTCCTTCAATGAGGGCAGAAGAATAGGACGTGTGAATAATGCAGACTCCCAATATCAGTTGGTGAACTCtttttgaaataatctttgaaGTGCATATCCCATTACCATAAAATTAGGTTTTAATCCCATATCATTAAACTGAGGTATAAGTCTAATACAATGCCAGtcaatttttaagtgtatgtaCCCAATCCTCACAAAATTTCTGCACTTTGTCCACCATTTCAAGTTCTTTTTGGTGGGAAAGTTGATTGGGATCACCTACTCTGCCATCATGGAAACTCTCATTCCACCCAAACATAactaaattgtttaaaaatgcacaatttttaaaataaagccagCTTATATGCAATTACGGAACCTAGTCAATTGTTCAAGAAATCAAGtgaatttctaatatttttagaCAGCAAATGAATAGGGTCTCTCCTTTAAAACACATTTTGGTATTGAGATGGCTGTGCTTAGAGCCAAGCAACTCCCAGAAACTCTAACAGAAAGCACCTGGAAGAAGGGAGACTTGCCCTAGAAAGACTAATGAAACACCTAAGAAGCAGAATTTTGAAATGTGATAGGATAATTATAGTTGATATAAACACAGAAACAAGGCATTCACTTCGGACTATCAAGCAGAGTGGACTAAACCACTTAACGATTCTTCATATGCATAATCTATTCTGGGAGCCACAGGTTCTTGCCAAAGCAGAAATATTATTCTCTTAAAATACAGAACCTTGGCTCAAATGACCATGATATCCCCCCCACCAACTTAACAAGAACAAtatttgcaaaaaagaaaagaaaaagaaagaaagcagtgagGGGGGGGATTAAAATTCAGCCcaaaattttggggaaaaaaaaaaaagaattcccattAGATTACAAACTATttagacttattttaaaatagagaacacttagaaaaatatttactgaagaaactgaaaggaaaaaaaaaaaagactgacccACTCGAAATGCTAGTGGttttcccttatttatttgttcttgttcCCTGTGGTAGACTAATACTTTCTGAAGAAGCACCTGGGCTAactcttttttcctcttgtgGGTTGATTCTATGAGAGTTATGGCCTCTgctaagcaggctctgtgcccttGGATTAAACCGGTGTAAAGTTTATCCACAAATCTTTGTTCTTTATCAGAAAGTTCTTCTGTGTGTTCCTTTAAGGCTGTTTGTAcacataattttctctttaaaccATTTGACAGCAGCATCCATTTTGTACAATGGAGTCCAAGAGAATTAAACGACTGAGCACAAGAGATTCCTGATCCGAGATGAGTACTTGAGTGAAAGATGAAGCGGTGACGATGGAAAGGTGTTCTTAAAAGGCCTTTTAGGAAACTCCGGTGAGAATGTGGCAGTAGCATGGGAATATTCATTCTGTTTGTAACTGCAGAAAACACTGGATTATTTTTTTGGCTCAATGTGATTTGTGACTccctagaagaaagaaaaacatatttttgccAGTTCAATATACAATTAAGATATTGAAGTTAGTAAAACTGCAAGCTTAGTGTTTTCCCTATATTCTAAAACACACATAATCAGGCTTCTTGGCAGTACAAATGGGTGAAAGTTTCTTACCAAACCTAAGAGAGATGATCACCCCCTTGCCTACAGTTAATATTCAGAGTAGCCCAAATGATGGATTATTGCTCTACTGTAAAACAGAATGtacattaaaattttcttctaagcaaaaaataaatatacaaagctCCTGTGAGGGTAGAAATTTTATGTCATGCTTATTTTCTTCTGTCTACAGACTTTACAATTTCCTCAGATCAAATGGACCTGATTTTGAGGCTCattcaaaaggttaaaaaaaaaaattcctctgatGCTagccttttattctttctctaccaaaaaaaaaaaaatgtgattactAGCATAGGCACTTGAGGCATAAGCTTGGATAAATGTAAGCACTCAGTGGGCTCACCCTGGAACATAGATATATGCAAAGAATGTGCTATAAGCCCACCATTaccattaccaccaccaccaccagcatcacCCCGGGCCTTCCTGTGAAATGAACTGTGAGGTTTGTATGGTAACTAGGTCACTCTCTTTCCAAGCAGGACCCAAACCGCCTGGTACCTACTAAAAATGCATATTCCCAGGCCCACACATCAGCATCTCCGTGGGTCAGTAAGCGCACTGAAGTCTGAATCACTATGGAATTAGATGAGGATGCTTTACTTAGATTAACTGATACTCTCCACCTCAAACTGTATTCAACACTGAAAGCTGACACAGTCATGGAGAGTTAGAAAAGTACAGAGGGTACGAGCCACTGCCACCGTGAGTCTCTGCTATGTCGGCTATCATGCTGTtgatctctctgggcctcagcacCCTCTTGAGTTAAGAGAACAGGACAGCTGTGAGATTCAGTTAATTCATGTAAAGAGCCTCCTGTAAAAAGCCTGGACCAGTGCCGAGCATAGAGTAAGagctcaataaacattagcttTTATTATGATaccaatttataaaacattagtAAAAATTGGGTCATAGACCTAGCTTCCAGTGGCAAACTAAAATTTACATGCAAATGATACATATGGCCTACCAGATTTGGGTTTATGATTATTTGAAAATCTGGGTTTTTAACTATCTCATAGCCAAATGAAATAAACTACTTTATTGCTCCAAGTTCCTCTCTAAATTATATTTCAAGGCAAATCAGcatgaaattaattttactaaATAACATTCTCATAGGAAAAAGAAgacatattttaagttttttttattgttaaaactaTAACTGCTCATCATTTTTCTATTTGGGGGGACAGGAGAGCATTATGACTTCTATTTTGACAAAATTAGTCTTATTCTAAAAGGACAATTTATGGAAAACTGTGTAAAAaggctctaaaaaaaaaaaccaatttaaaaCATCCACTACCGCCCTTCACACACAGGCATTTAAAACAACACAGTTCAGAGAGGATCTATTTGGGAAGTTCTTTTTAAGCACACTCCTCAACAATATCATTGCCATTACAACAGATTGGAAGCTCATGGGGAAGAACTGTACTTTTACTTAGCCACTATTTTCTCAGCGTATACTGCTTTTCAGGTCCCATTCTAGGTTTAAGAATCATAGTGATGACAGTGTTACTGTTGTTGATGAAATGACATTTACTATGTTCCAGTCATTCTACTGTGACCttctatattagtttcctagggctgctgtgacaaattaccacaaactgggtggcttaaaaaaaaaattattctcactgttctggaggctggaagtcagaaATCCAAGTGTTAGCAGGCCCGCACCCCTCTGAAGACTCTTCCCTGTCCCTCCTAGCACTTGGTGGCTCCTGGTGCTCCTTGGCTCACAGCTGCACCACATggccttctcttctctttgtgcCTCTCCTCTGTGTGGAGATCTGTAACTCAGTGGATCTGCTCAGATAATCCAacatgat encodes:
- the MMAA gene encoding methylmalonic aciduria type A protein, mitochondrial isoform X1; translated protein: MIKEGYSKQKEHRGQWPGESQITLSQKNNPVFSAVTNRMNIPMLLPHSHRSFLKGLLRTPFHRHRFIFHSSTHLGSGISCAQSFNSLGLHCTKWMLLSNGLKRKLCVQTALKEHTEELSDKEQRFVDKLYTGLIQGHRACLAEAITLIESTHKRKKELAQVLLQKVLVYHREQEQINKGKPLAFRVGLSGPPGAGKSTFIEYFGKMLTERGHKLSVLAVDPSSCTSGGSLLGDKTRMTELSRDMNAYIRPSPTSGTLGGVTRTTNEAILLCEGGGYDIILIETVGVGQSEFAVADMVDMFVLLLPPAGGDELQGIKRGIIEMADLVAITKSDGDLIVPARRIQAEYVSALKLLRKRSEVWRPKVIRISARSGEGISEMWDKMREFQDLMLASGELTAKRQRQQKVWMWNLIQESVLEHFRTHPTIREQIPVMEKKVLSGALSPGLAADVLLKTFKSRD
- the MMAA gene encoding methylmalonic aciduria type A protein, mitochondrial isoform X2, with the translated sequence MNIPMLLPHSHRSFLKGLLRTPFHRHRFIFHSSTHLGSGISCAQSFNSLGLHCTKWMLLSNGLKRKLCVQTALKEHTEELSDKEQRFVDKLYTGLIQGHRACLAEAITLIESTHKRKKELAQVLLQKVLVYHREQEQINKGKPLAFRVGLSGPPGAGKSTFIEYFGKMLTERGHKLSVLAVDPSSCTSGGSLLGDKTRMTELSRDMNAYIRPSPTSGTLGGVTRTTNEAILLCEGGGYDIILIETVGVGQSEFAVADMVDMFVLLLPPAGGDELQGIKRGIIEMADLVAITKSDGDLIVPARRIQAEYVSALKLLRKRSEVWRPKVIRISARSGEGISEMWDKMREFQDLMLASGELTAKRQRQQKVWMWNLIQESVLEHFRTHPTIREQIPVMEKKVLSGALSPGLAADVLLKTFKSRD